The following is a genomic window from Amyelois transitella isolate CPQ chromosome 23, ilAmyTran1.1, whole genome shotgun sequence.
GGTATGGTTGGATATTATTCAAAGTTTGTTCCTCAGTTATcagttaaattaaaaccaatgtatgatttattacaaaagGATAGAAAATTTATATGGACAAAAGTTTGTAATGATAGTTTTGAACAAGTTAAAAAAGAGATTATttctgataatattttaatccaTTTTAATAGAGATTTACCTTTACGATTGTCTTGTGATGCTTCGCAAAATGGTATAGGTGCTGTACTCAGTCACATTTTGCCGGACGGTACTGACAGGcctattagttttatttcacGTGTTTATAGCAAAGCTGAAAAAGGATACTCAATGATCCATAAGGAAGCTTTAGCAATTTATTGGGCAGTCcaaaaattttatcagtaCTTAGTAGGTTCCAAGTTTGAGTTACAGTCAGACCATAAACCTTTGCAAGCTCTATTTGGAGAACACAAGAGCCTGCCACAAATGGCTGCAGGACGGCTCCAAAGGTGGTCCACATTTTTATCAGgatttaattatacttttaaatatattaaaggaaTGCATAATGTAATAGCAGATTGTATGTCAAGATTGCCATTGCAAAATAATTCTTGTATTAAGCAAACAAATGAATATGAGTATATAAATTTGGTAGCAGaccaaaatattgttaatttagaTTTAGTCAGGTCAGAAACTAGGAAAGATCCTATTTTAAGTTCAGTATTTAATATGATACGTTATGGATTTCcaaaatttacacaaaataattctCTTAAACCATATTTACAAAAGAAGAACGAACTATATATTGACCAGAATGTTATTATGTGGGGATATAGAGTTGTCATCCCTGAGAAATTAAGATTACATTTACTCAAAGAGCTTCATTCTACACATGAAGGGATTGTCAAAATGAAATGTAACGCTAGGTCTTACTTTTGGTGGCCAGGTTTAGATatgcaaattgaaaatttaattaaatcttgtgatgtatgtatgacatatCGTTCAGAACCACCAAAAGCACCAATTATTTCATGGCCAAGAACTAAGGTTCCATATGAGCGTGTACATGCTGATTTTCTAGGGCCAATAGATAATAAGatgattttgttaataattgaTTCTTATAGTAAATGGCCTGAGGCATTTATTGTCAAAAGTTTAGATTCAAAACAGACGGTTGAAAGGTTTAGGGAGTGTTTCAGCCGATTTGGATTACCGAAAGTTGTAGTTACCGATAATGCGGCAACATTTATTAGTAAGGAGTTTTCTGAATTTCTTTCCAAGAACGGGATAGTACATGAAACTTCTCCACCCTTTCATCCGGCTACCAATGGCTTCGCAGAAAATGctgtaaaaacttttaaatttgctcttttaaaagcattaaaagataaaagtaaTCATAATACATCTTTTGAAACATTAAtgaatagatatttatttcattacagaAACTCAATTCATATTGTTACTGGTGTTTCACCTTCTCAGTTGATGTTTCAAAGGAAACTTAGAACTAGATTAGATTTATTGTCCATACCAAATGTAAAAGCTTATGATAAGGGAGGAAAAAGAAAGGAAGCATTTAAAGAAGGAGATATAGTTTATTGTAGAGATTATAGAAACCCTAATAAAAAGCAGTTTGTAAAGGCAATGATAGATGAAGTATTAGGAAAGAGAACATATTattgtaaagttttaaatgaaaatttaatttggaaGCGTCACTTGGATCAAATTATTAGTGCTACTCaagattatgaaaatattgaagataCAGTAGATAAAAGTTATAATGTTGAACCAATTGATACTTCTGATAAGAACAGTACTGGTGGTGAGAAAATTGTAATTCCTCAAACCATTTCACCACAGGGTGAACAGCCACAGAAACCTATTAGCCCTGTAAATTCTGAAACTGTTTTGCCTTTAGCTGAAGAAGGTAATTCATCTTTTAATAGTCCCACAGTTCAACCGACTAGTGAAATTAGTAGTCCAGGTTTAAGACGTTCCGTTAGAGTTCGTAAGGCACCCCAACGTCTCAACTTATAAAGGGGGGGTATTGTGATGTatccataaataataaaattactcttgtatttgtttatgcgCCGGAACACAAGCTGGCAACATTAAGAAAACAACTCTTCCTTCCTTTTTACCTCTTCCACGTGAGAGTACGTCTTTccacttattaaaattgttaaattatattctcGGTCACAAATAAACGCAGTGCagtatataaagttttattttattgttccgGATGGCCCGGGGACACaccaattttgataaaatgatgattttgatgatttgGATTTCACAATTTCGCGGGAAACCATCCTGTTTTCTATGttggttattttttctttatagttATCATGTACGACTTCGCAACTGGATGGCATTAAAACATTTCATGAAACCCACAGCTCAACACTAAACTTACGTATAAGTATAGTCCTATTTCCTCTGTCTGTAAgtgctaatctcggaaagttgtggacaaattttgttcctgtttgaagtGTTCGAAAGACGGTTTTCCAAGGTCAGTTTGTCTATATTCTATTAATGATGGCCGGGATGGGTACTTAGTCAAATGAACTCTGCCTTCCCCTCGGGGAAAAAGACGTTATTTAATGTGCATATGTACaacgttttgtttttaccACAGGCATGGGAAGTAGACGCGTGCCGAGGCCATTACAACAACGTATCGTGCGTTCTGTTCCACGCGCGTCACGAGTTGATCTTGTCCAACAGCGAGGACAAGTCCATCCGTGTCTGGGATATGACCAAGAGGACATGTCTCCACACGTTCCGCCGGGAGACTGAGAGGTAATGATTGTTTTAAAGAGGTGTGTTCGAAGGTATAATTGGCAGCCgtttataaaaacaacatacaaacatataatcacgactatatcccttgcggggtagacagagccaacagttctaaaaagactgataggccatgttcagctgtttggcttaattatagaattgagattcaaataatgacagaatGCTAgcatgtcgcctaaaagaagaatccaagtttatacgcctatccctttgtcgccttttacgacatccacggggaaagagatggagtggtcctatccttttttctattggtgccaggaaccacacaaaACAAGCcacattataatatacatatctgTGAGATTAATAATAAACCACTTAGTATGCAAGCGAAGTTTATATATGGAAGGGAGGGAATGTGCTTACTGTGTAAGTACATTCCCTCTATATAACATGTTGTAACATGTtgtgattttaacattttttatttggataacAGTTGCAATTGGAaaatcttccctttgtggGTTCGAGCCCTAATTATTGTTCCTGCTACacctgtttatatttattactaatatttatCACTTGTGTATTGTTTCAGATATTGGGTTCTAACGGCCCACCCTACATTGAACCTGTTCGCGGCCGGTCACGACGCCGGCATGATTCTGTTCAAACTACAGCGCGAGAGGCCGGCTTATGCtgtacataataatttgcTGTTCTACATCAAAGACAGGTATCTTATAAGCACTTATACTTATTGCCGACAACTATTATAGacataataatctttttttcttttttcattgaatatccaatacacatacataccatttcccattggggtaggcagagactatggatttccacatgctacgatccttacagacctctcccacTTCCTCTACACTCatctcttttcatgcatattcgacgataaCGGATAgtcctaacatctccctttgTCAAGACATTAGAAATT
Proteins encoded in this region:
- the LOC106134806 gene encoding uncharacterized protein K02A2.6-like isoform X1; protein product: MEKPSLNGMRSGPIFERLCEEPITKKLADLLDIALNKEAVLHERQAPVHRVTKSTKSTISQSSKSQGEKQKSTETLLTCIHCGKSNHSFAKCKYKKYTCKLCKKVGHLASVCKAKAANTNNLEVEEEIIDIFTMMPELQVPSLNYISPFIVQCEINSKLIDMELDTGAAVSCVPESVYKQKFKNIDLNSTHLKLKTYSGQVIQPIGEIFVPIKYKDKKYNCKLLVVSNGCRCLFGRDLVQKFNLDIKNCLSVNIIHKADNLEDYLENFSDLFKNELGVIKGEEVNLELIDKDVKPVFHKPIPIPHAFKEKVDEELRKLEREGVITKVESSKWGTPLVPVIKDNGKLRLCANYKITVNKYIKDVNHPLPRIDDIFSALQGGEKFTKLDLRNAFNQLLLDNSTGELLAWSTSKGIFKLNRLPYGTKPASSIFQAKMEKILLGAKGVVNFIDDVLVTGCNDEDHLNNLKEVLKRFKEVGIRLNKSKCLFFQNEINYLGHIISKEGLKKDPAKLEAIINAPVPNNVTEVRSWIGMVGYYSKFVPQLSVKLKPMYDLLQKDRKFIWTKVCNDSFEQVKKEIISDNILIHFNRDLPLRLSCDASQNGIGAVLSHILPDGTDRPISFISRVYSKAEKGYSMIHKEALAIYWAVQKFYQYLVGSKFELQSDHKPLQALFGEHKSLPQMAAGRLQRWSTFLSGFNYTFKYIKGMHNVIADCMSRLPLQNNSCIKQTNEYEYINLVADQNIVNLDLVRSETRKDPILSSVFNMIRYGFPKFTQNNSLKPYLQKKNELYIDQNVIMWGYRVVIPEKLRLHLLKELHSTHEGIVKMKCNARSYFWWPGLDMQIENLIKSCDVCMTYRSEPPKAPIISWPRTKVPYERVHADFLGPIDNKMILLIIDSYSKWPEAFIVKSLDSKQTVERFRECFSRFGLPKVVVTDNAATFISKEFSEFLSKNGIVHETSPPFHPATNGFAENAVKTFKFALLKALKDKSNHNTSFETLMNRYLFHYRNSIHIVTGVSPSQLMFQRKLRTRLDLLSIPNVKAYDKGGKRKEAFKEGDIVYCRDYRNPNKKQFVKAMIDEVLGKRTYYCKVLNENLIWKRHLDQIISATQDYENIEDTVDKSYNVEPIDTSDKNSTGGEKIVIPQTISPQGEQPQKPISPVNSETVLPLAEEGNSSFNSPTVQPTSEISSPGLRRSVRVRKAPQRLNL
- the LOC106134806 gene encoding uncharacterized protein K02A2.6-like isoform X2, producing the protein MEKPSLNGMRSGPIFERLCEEPITKKLADLLDIALNKEAVLHERQAPVHRVTKSTKSTISQSSKSQGCNDEDHLNNLKEVLKRFKEVGIRLNKSKCLFFQNEINYLGHIISKEGLKKDPAKLEAIINAPVPNNVTEVRSWIGMVGYYSKFVPQLSVKLKPMYDLLQKDRKFIWTKVCNDSFEQVKKEIISDNILIHFNRDLPLRLSCDASQNGIGAVLSHILPDGTDRPISFISRVYSKAEKGYSMIHKEALAIYWAVQKFYQYLVGSKFELQSDHKPLQALFGEHKSLPQMAAGRLQRWSTFLSGFNYTFKYIKGMHNVIADCMSRLPLQNNSCIKQTNEYEYINLVADQNIVNLDLVRSETRKDPILSSVFNMIRYGFPKFTQNNSLKPYLQKKNELYIDQNVIMWGYRVVIPEKLRLHLLKELHSTHEGIVKMKCNARSYFWWPGLDMQIENLIKSCDVCMTYRSEPPKAPIISWPRTKVPYERVHADFLGPIDNKMILLIIDSYSKWPEAFIVKSLDSKQTVERFRECFSRFGLPKVVVTDNAATFISKEFSEFLSKNGIVHETSPPFHPATNGFAENAVKTFKFALLKALKDKSNHNTSFETLMNRYLFHYRNSIHIVTGVSPSQLMFQRKLRTRLDLLSIPNVKAYDKGGKRKEAFKEGDIVYCRDYRNPNKKQFVKAMIDEVLGKRTYYCKVLNENLIWKRHLDQIISATQDYENIEDTVDKSYNVEPIDTSDKNSTGGEKIVIPQTISPQGEQPQKPISPVNSETVLPLAEEGNSSFNSPTVQPTSEISSPGLRRSVRVRKAPQRLNL
- the LOC106134806 gene encoding uncharacterized protein K02A2.6-like isoform X3; this translates as MVGYYSKFVPQLSVKLKPMYDLLQKDRKFIWTKVCNDSFEQVKKEIISDNILIHFNRDLPLRLSCDASQNGIGAVLSHILPDGTDRPISFISRVYSKAEKGYSMIHKEALAIYWAVQKFYQYLVGSKFELQSDHKPLQALFGEHKSLPQMAAGRLQRWSTFLSGFNYTFKYIKGMHNVIADCMSRLPLQNNSCIKQTNEYEYINLVADQNIVNLDLVRSETRKDPILSSVFNMIRYGFPKFTQNNSLKPYLQKKNELYIDQNVIMWGYRVVIPEKLRLHLLKELHSTHEGIVKMKCNARSYFWWPGLDMQIENLIKSCDVCMTYRSEPPKAPIISWPRTKVPYERVHADFLGPIDNKMILLIIDSYSKWPEAFIVKSLDSKQTVERFRECFSRFGLPKVVVTDNAATFISKEFSEFLSKNGIVHETSPPFHPATNGFAENAVKTFKFALLKALKDKSNHNTSFETLMNRYLFHYRNSIHIVTGVSPSQLMFQRKLRTRLDLLSIPNVKAYDKGGKRKEAFKEGDIVYCRDYRNPNKKQFVKAMIDEVLGKRTYYCKVLNENLIWKRHLDQIISATQDYENIEDTVDKSYNVEPIDTSDKNSTGGEKIVIPQTISPQGEQPQKPISPVNSETVLPLAEEGNSSFNSPTVQPTSEISSPGLRRSVRVRKAPQRLNL